From the genome of Salvia splendens isolate huo1 chromosome 7, SspV2, whole genome shotgun sequence:
GGAGCTCTGTTCATCAAAGCTAGAATTTGCCCGAGCAAAGGCGGCGATCGGTTTCAGCTATAAATACGGCGAATTGAGCTACGGAAATTCTTgtaataatagtaattgaagttcatcctcttctaattcggctaaattttcattcttaattatttatttgatcagagagaaatttgtaaatgctgatgctagaaggtgtttgatcaatctgattttacttcactcttgtttagaaaacgcttcactcttgttcacaaaacacatcactcttattctgattttacttcactcttgttcacaaaacacatcactcttgttcacaaaacacatcactcttattctgattttacttcactcttgttcacaaaacacttcactcttgttcacaaaacacatcactcttattctgattttacttcactcttgttcacaaaacacttcactcttgttcagaaaacacttcactcttgttcacaaaacacatcactcttattctgattttacttcactcttgttcacaaaacacatcactcttattcagattttacttcactcttgttcagaaaacgcttcactcttgttcacaaaacgcatcactcttaccatgattttacttcactcttgtttacaaaacgcatcactcttattatgattttacttcactcttgttcacaaaacacttcactcttgttcacagaacacattactcttattatgattttacttcactcttgtttacaaaacacatcactcttgtttacaaaacgcatcactcttagcatgattttacttcactcttgtttacaaaacacatcactcttaccatgattttacttcactcttgtttacaaaacgcatcactcttattatgattttacttcactcttgttcacaaaacacttcactcttgttcacagaacacatcactcttattatgattttacttcactcttgtttacaaaacacatcactcttgttctgattttacttagACATGTAATGGGGCATGCATCCTATCTAATGACATAAGCAATGAACGAATCCAACTCAATCCTCGAAACGCCGCCCGCCTCCGTCGCCTCCCTCACGGCGGCGCCCAGCTTCTCCGCCGTCTCCTTAATCCGACACCCTTCTTCCGACGCCATGAATCTCCTCACGACACTCTCAATCAACGACGCCTTCACTACTCCCGCCCTATCCTTCCACTCCCTCACCACAATCTCCGTCTTCAAAACATCTGCAACCAGCGCGGCGTTGCTTGGCTGGTCGGAATGCATAGGCCACGCCGCGATCGCCACCCCGCCGTCATGCTCTCCACGCACGAATTCCACCCCCGCGATCGCGGAAGCAAGGCGAGCATTGCGGCTACGCCAGCAGCTGCACCTACGCAGATTTGGAAGGAAATCAATGGATATTTGATCGCAGATTTGaaggagaaagaaaggaaacctacgcagatttaaatttcatattgtaatttccaaaatacccttggcctattttatataattaaaataaataatatttgttccattaagatgtgtggctgagatttgttctctagttatacacttaagattagttatatcttgatcactaccctatatatagaGTTATATATAAGTAGTAAATCAAATAGTTATAATATTAgcatgatttaagaaaaatacaCTCAAAATTAGATTTGTAATTTAAGTAAGCAATATATTCTCAAAGTGGAATTGTGAGACATCGACAGTGGGTCAAACACATTTCAAGCAAGTCCAGATGATCAAATCagttaataataaaatgaaaatgaaatatcgCCTCAAAGCACATCGCATAATTAATATGTACACTAAAAAATAGTTGTAATTTCTGTCACTACAAATAAATTCGACTTATCACATCACATCCAACTTATGGAAATTATATTTGAATGAGATGATGGTATGAAATATTTACCAACGAAAGTCTAAACACTAGTACAAAAATAAATACTGAAAATACAAACTTAAGCGAACAATGCCAAGCCTAAAGAGACAAACATATAGAAAGATGAAACCAAAAACACcacaaaatataaaagaataCATTCATCTTATTCGGTACGATTCTCTAAAGTACTCCGTATAAAAGTAATCAAAACTAAATTGTATATTCCATTTTTCAAAATGGACTAATTTAATCCTATAAAAAAAGCAGGAAGAAATACTTCCAATTGTTTATCAGAAGAAAACAAACATATGCTGAAATTTAGGTTGCTTCTACGAAAGTGGCTGACATTGGATTACAAAATTCGAATAAAATACGGCGCTAAAATCAACACCCTtagttttgtcattttattaCACGGTTATACCATACGATGGTTAACGGAGTAGACCGCCCATTCATTTCAGTGGCCCTCCTTATAATTCATCTGGCCCACAATTATAATTAGACTTTaagtattttattaatattcttTAAAGTTCCTAACATTATAATTTAACAtaataatcttaaaaaataaactgattttaagagaaaatattttatcatgCATATGGATATGATGGGGTTCGAATCCTATTGCATGggataaaacaaaaatatcaagAATCTACTGCATATATGAAACTCTATTATCCAACATTATTTTTGTAGTTGACTTTAGAAATAAAAGATGTAAAATTTACatatatagaaattaaaattgaagaGAATTGTTGTTAAGGATCCGTACCCCACGTGTAGTAACTATCAGCGCGGCGGGGCCTATTACACGCGGCGAGTGGCATTTATGTAATAACAAATGGTGGAGGGCATATTAATTGTTTTCCAATTATTGTAATtaattctcttactttatattCTGCGTTTCAGCTGAAAAGGAACTTCCTCTCTCATCAACTACCATTTCACCTGAAATTTTCTACGGCCTGCAACTGTTCAGGTATGCTATTTCAATGTGACCTTGTTACTTTTTTCCTATGAGCTTCATCCTTTTTGTGGTTTTGTATCTACATGTAAATATTTAGGACTCTATACTTGTGATTTATGAGGACTGAGTAAAAACATGGGGGTTTGGTGTCTCATCTTCTTGCTTCTAtttttaggttttttttttgcaattatttGTAAGTTTATCATGAGTTGCTGCTACTCTTTTGTTCTTTTAAGTTTTAAACAACTAAAATTGTTATTAGAAGATACTAATCCGTGAATTTAACAGGAAATTTTTTCTAATTAGGAATATGTTCTGGTTTTGCAGTAATTTATTTTACTTGTTCTCTTAGTTTCATTTCTTGGAATTTGACAATTGAAGGCTAATTGGAAATATACTGTTGCattcttatttttcttgttGGACGATTTACCTTTGAGCTTTATAAATTTCTTTATTTGTTCCAAAGTCTGGGTTGAATTTTAGTGTGCAGATAACTTGGTGTATCTATTTGATAAGTATTTAGTAGAAAGCTATGTTGGTAGTTGGTACAGGTAAATAAACAGAGCAGCTATGATAATAAAtgctactactatatttttctcCCACAATAAGAAAAGGAATACTTATACCAAGTTACTACTATTAAAGGAGCTCcagttttatttgattttccttTGCTGAGCTCTACCTTCTAGCAAGCTGACTTTGATGTAATCTTTTGATTAGAATCATGTTTCCTTGCTTCACTATCGGCTCTAGTCATGTTACTAAGTTTTAAGAAATCTCATTAATTACTTTGATTTCGACACTATAAATTCTAATAGGCGACTCACGAGTGTGATTAAGGGTGGTGGAAGGCTTAAGAAATTTGTTGTCCAAGTGGAATCAAAAACTTTGCTGATGGACCTATTTGCACTTTATATTGGTAATATTTATGGTTTTCATTTCTCTCCATCAAGGCCTCAAGTTTTTCAGTGAATATAGCTACTTTAGACATGATATTTCTTTGTTTCCACAGGAATTCTTGTTATCAATTGAGGCGCAGATGCCTACTAGATGTGAATGATGTAGCCTGCCTGCGAGTCATATCGTTGTATCCTCTGTCCAAGTGCACCACGCAGAAAGTCTCCAGTTTCCCGAGCTTAAGTGAACTTGGTTACAGTTTTTCTTCAGATGCAAACATCCCGAACATCCAACTCTTTCCAAAGCTTTTGCATTCAGCCTATGCAGCAGATCGATCCGTACAGCAGTTCCACTTCTCAAATTCTGAACAATGACTCAACTGGTAGCAGAAGCCAGGGAACTGAAGTTTCATTTCAAACGTCCCCTGATCAGTTCTTCACTCTGGAATCAACTCCTGCAACTGATTATGCGACATACAGTTCACCTTCAGCTGTAAGTGTCTCTTCCAGTAGAAGTCCATTTTCTCCCCAGGGTTCTCAATCGTATGCATCCGATCTTTATCATCCTTCTGATGTTACTTACGGTTCACCTCTGAGTGGGGCTTCTGGGGTTGATGATGAAAACAAGTTGCTGCATGCGCTGTGGGTATTGAGGAACGAACTTCCGGTTCCTGAATCTGATACCGATGATAGTGGAACCTTCAATGGTGCAGTTACCCAACCTTCTACCTTCACAAGATATAACAAAATCTTGGAAATGGCCCCTCACATGGACCTGATACAGTTACTTGTTGCCTGTGCTGAAATAGTATCGGAAGCCGATACCATATCTATGTCAGACAGGCAGGTTGCGATATCCGCTGCAGAAGCTTTGATGGAAATACTGGAGAAGAACGTTTCTGTGTCTGGTGAGCCTGCACAAAGATTGGGCGCGTACATGTTGGAAGGACTCAGGGCTAGGCTGTTATCGTCAGGAAGCATAATTTACAAAAAGTTGAAGTGCAAGGAGCCAACGAGTTCCGAATTGATGTCTTACATGGGCGTGCTCTATCAAATCTGCCCATACTACAAGTTCGCCTACATGTCATCAAATGTTATCATTGGGGAAGCCATGGAAAATGAAAATAGGATCCACATAATTGATTTTCAGATTGCACAAGGTAGTCAGTGGATATCCTTGATTCAAGCTCTTTCTCGTCGGCCTGGTGGGCCGCCGTACATTCGCATCACCGGCGTTGATGATTCACAATCAGCTCATGCCCGAGGCGGAGGACTTGATTTAGTTGGTCAGAAACTAGCAAAAGTGGCTGAGTCATGTGGGGTGGTATTTGAATTCAATGGTGCCGCTATGTCGGGTTGCCAAGTCCAACTGGAGCATCTTAGGGTTCGGCACGGGGAAGCCCTGGCTGTGAATTTTCCCTACATACTGCACCACATGCCGGATGAGAGCGTGAGCACTGCGAATCATCGCGACCGCCTCCTCAGACTAATCAAAAGCTTGTCACCGAAGATCGTGACCCTTGTTGAGCAGGAATCCAACACTAATACCTCGAGTTTTGCGCAGCGATTCTGCGAAACCCTAGACTACTATACAGCAATGTTTGAGTCTATCGACGCAGGGCGGCCAAGGGAGGACAGACAACGGATGAGTGCGGAGGAGCACTGCGTGGCAAAGGACGTGGTCAACATAATAGCGTGTGAGGGGATCGAGCGAGTGGAAAGGCACGAGCTGTTTGGTAAGTGGAGAATGAGACTTGGAATGGCGGGATTCTCCCAACTCAGACTCAGCCCGTCGGTTAGTAACTCGGTGAGGGACATGTTGAAAGCGTATAGCCCAAATTATAGAATAGCAGACCTCGGCGATGGTGCTCTGTATCTTGGATGGAAGAATAGAGCTTTAGCTACAACTTCAGCATGGAGATGATGATTGTCCCTGTGTGAAGTGAATAATACTTGTAGGTTTATATTAGAGTTGACTCTGAATGTAAAGAGAATCAAGTGTGTTTTTGTTTGTGGTTTTTTCCAACATATGGACAgacatgttgtagtatggggCATCAGTGGCCAAGATTTGACATTCTTTGCCACTTTATTTTCAGTTGGTTTGTAGTTTTCTATGGCCACATGGATGTGTATACAGTATCAGGGAAAGGAGCAATTTAATCATTCTTGCTAATAATGGAAGGTTGGAACTCCCAACTGAGAACTCACATAAAAATTGAAGGAACACAATTGGAATGTCATAGCTCACTTTTTTTGACAGAGCAAGTTGGATTGGCAAACTCATCAAGAAGTGGAGCCAATGCAAAAGTTATGAGCAAGTCAAGCAAATTGAAACAATTTCTGCAGCTTGCTCACAAAACAGGAGAGATTTTGGTGTCATGGGATTCTCCATCTTCCTAGGTTTTTGTATAATTCTACACATCATATCTGCTCTTCTTTCTTATTCCTTTTCTTATGCTTATGTATTTTGCCCTGTTTCTTTCCAacttgttttttgtcaaaaagaaTGCTCTTTGATGGTTAGTTTgagaaataattttaaataaaactgATTTTAGATATATTTCTGACttctatataattt
Proteins encoded in this window:
- the LOC121741920 gene encoding scarecrow-like protein 13 — translated: MQTSRTSNSFQSFCIQPMQQIDPYSSSTSQILNNDSTGSRSQGTEVSFQTSPDQFFTLESTPATDYATYSSPSAVSVSSSRSPFSPQGSQSYASDLYHPSDVTYGSPLSGASGVDDENKLLHALWVLRNELPVPESDTDDSGTFNGAVTQPSTFTRYNKILEMAPHMDLIQLLVACAEIVSEADTISMSDRQVAISAAEALMEILEKNVSVSGEPAQRLGAYMLEGLRARLLSSGSIIYKKLKCKEPTSSELMSYMGVLYQICPYYKFAYMSSNVIIGEAMENENRIHIIDFQIAQGSQWISLIQALSRRPGGPPYIRITGVDDSQSAHARGGGLDLVGQKLAKVAESCGVVFEFNGAAMSGCQVQLEHLRVRHGEALAVNFPYILHHMPDESVSTANHRDRLLRLIKSLSPKIVTLVEQESNTNTSSFAQRFCETLDYYTAMFESIDAGRPREDRQRMSAEEHCVAKDVVNIIACEGIERVERHELFGKWRMRLGMAGFSQLRLSPSVSNSVRDMLKAYSPNYRIADLGDGALYLGWKNRALATTSAWR